A single window of Granulicella mallensis MP5ACTX8 DNA harbors:
- a CDS encoding glycosyl hydrolase 2 galactose-binding domain-containing protein, protein MPTLRSALLGLSVAGLLPCCFAGQVVEQAGPYLANLVEGGPSLKKPLSASLANAQSWSEWVWFRTDSSDINSLIAGIGDPTSSNARYFEVRDGRPGVRFSAESSLLATSSLRFGIWHMLAVTDDGTRVTLYVDGMSALSGSSVRGDISPEIQIAPDASSSGMVRFGGDIGGFSVAARSIPAAEIQKMFAAAPNFDAQLREENAKPWSIQVKQGIGLRAPQDPAEMPYGAAPEKPRAKPLPPAGPTLHETGKNSWEIAANWRLLSNVGTATILPKAGAQVSLPGFNDSSWLAATVPGTVLTTMIDRGIYPDPDFGLNNLAIPESLNKHDYWYRVEFPTPKTDISGRRRTLHFAGINYAAEVWLNGQRLGRIRGAFRRGDFDVTHLLRPGVMNALAVRIAPPPHPGIPQEQSIKGGPGPDGGFLAIDGPTFVATEGWDWVPAIRDRDTGLWQGVSLTETGAVTFGDPQVVTRLPLPDRSSADVELHLPVHNSGATPLHIAVVAAFEGVRVKIPATVPPGDTILHLLPRDFAQLHLSHPRLWWPNGYGSPELYHLKLQAIADSGVIEDERQSTFGVREVTYELTLFDHAGRLQRVEALPAETLGKGYDAVDVHHEDMRQTAEGWASTIDPQAEGTSAIRPLANDKGLTDLILKVNGVRIAVRGGNWGMDDSRKRVSRERLEPYFRLHREANLNMIRNWVGQSTEETFYQLADEYGMMVWNDFWASTENTDAEPDDPTLFVDNARDVVRRYRNHPSIVVWCGRNEGVPPPALNDMMIDMLREEDGTRFYSPSSNVVDLRPSGPYKWREPALYFSKLNRGFSVELGISSFPTKEAFEHTVAPEDQWPLNDAWAYHDWHRSNGGDTHELMRALDLQLGPSTSLSEFERRIQLFNYVDHQAIFEGMYAHLWSPNSGRMIWMTQPAWPSTMWQMYSSDYDTQASFYGVKKANAPLHVQMDLSDYTVAAVNTTLQQQKNLHVAVRIASPSDATLDTENATVTADANAVMPVLHLPLSSLIQKNPLVFVRLEMRDEKGALVADNFYWIARDDASYRALNDLAPASIEAHTVAGPSFSSSSGDESIWNVRLKNVGASPSVAMKLTLFHADHTRVLPAYYSDNYISLLPGEERTVAVHVPSGAVGPGDVHFTLQGWNLAEKDVLLAAGQSIVARHSQTSGTASVARR, encoded by the coding sequence TTGCCCACGCTAAGAAGTGCGCTGCTCGGCCTCTCTGTTGCGGGATTGTTACCGTGCTGTTTCGCTGGCCAGGTTGTGGAACAGGCAGGTCCTTACCTTGCCAATCTGGTGGAGGGTGGCCCCTCTCTGAAGAAGCCCCTGTCGGCGTCCCTCGCCAATGCTCAGAGCTGGAGCGAGTGGGTGTGGTTCCGGACCGACAGTTCCGACATAAACTCCCTGATCGCTGGAATCGGAGATCCAACTTCTTCTAACGCTCGCTACTTTGAAGTTCGTGATGGGCGGCCCGGTGTGCGTTTCTCGGCGGAGTCTTCGCTGCTTGCGACGTCCTCCCTACGGTTCGGGATATGGCACATGCTTGCTGTAACGGATGACGGCACACGAGTCACGCTCTATGTGGATGGGATGTCCGCGTTATCGGGCTCTTCGGTCAGAGGTGATATCAGCCCGGAGATCCAGATAGCTCCGGATGCGTCTTCGAGCGGCATGGTTCGCTTCGGTGGTGACATTGGCGGGTTCTCCGTGGCCGCGCGTTCGATCCCGGCTGCGGAGATACAGAAGATGTTCGCAGCGGCTCCGAACTTCGATGCGCAGCTGAGAGAGGAAAATGCCAAGCCGTGGAGCATCCAGGTAAAGCAGGGGATCGGTCTCCGTGCTCCGCAGGACCCTGCAGAGATGCCGTATGGTGCAGCGCCGGAGAAGCCACGGGCAAAGCCGCTGCCGCCAGCAGGGCCGACGCTTCACGAGACTGGCAAGAACTCCTGGGAGATCGCGGCGAACTGGCGTCTGCTGTCGAACGTGGGGACAGCGACAATTCTTCCGAAGGCCGGTGCGCAGGTTTCTCTGCCAGGCTTCAATGATTCCTCATGGCTTGCCGCCACGGTTCCCGGCACGGTCCTTACGACCATGATCGACCGAGGCATCTATCCCGACCCGGACTTCGGCTTGAACAATCTGGCCATTCCCGAGTCGCTCAACAAACATGACTATTGGTATCGCGTGGAGTTTCCCACGCCGAAGACTGACATCTCTGGCAGGCGCAGAACACTTCACTTCGCCGGAATCAACTATGCCGCTGAGGTGTGGTTGAATGGCCAGCGCCTGGGACGGATTCGTGGAGCTTTCCGGCGTGGCGACTTCGATGTGACGCATCTCTTGCGTCCGGGTGTGATGAACGCGCTTGCCGTTCGGATTGCACCGCCTCCTCATCCTGGCATACCGCAGGAGCAATCCATTAAAGGAGGCCCAGGACCGGATGGCGGCTTCCTGGCCATCGATGGCCCAACTTTTGTAGCCACGGAAGGCTGGGATTGGGTGCCGGCCATTCGTGACCGCGACACCGGCTTGTGGCAGGGAGTAAGTCTCACAGAGACCGGCGCCGTCACGTTCGGCGACCCACAAGTCGTCACGCGGCTGCCGTTGCCGGATCGCTCGTCCGCCGATGTAGAGCTGCATCTGCCGGTACATAATTCCGGTGCTACTCCTCTGCATATCGCTGTCGTTGCCGCTTTTGAAGGGGTGCGCGTGAAGATACCCGCTACCGTGCCACCGGGGGATACGATCCTCCATCTTCTGCCGCGAGACTTTGCACAACTGCATCTCTCTCATCCGCGCCTTTGGTGGCCAAACGGCTATGGCTCGCCGGAGCTTTATCACTTGAAGCTTCAAGCGATAGCCGATAGCGGCGTCATCGAGGATGAACGGCAGAGCACGTTCGGAGTTCGAGAAGTGACCTATGAACTTACTCTCTTCGACCATGCAGGACGGCTGCAGCGAGTAGAAGCTCTTCCGGCGGAAACCCTGGGCAAAGGGTATGACGCTGTGGATGTCCATCACGAGGACATGCGGCAGACTGCGGAGGGATGGGCCTCCACGATCGATCCGCAGGCAGAGGGAACCTCTGCGATTCGTCCCCTGGCTAATGACAAGGGTCTGACGGACCTCATCCTCAAGGTGAACGGCGTCCGCATTGCCGTGCGTGGCGGCAACTGGGGGATGGACGACTCCCGGAAGCGTGTCAGCCGGGAACGTCTTGAACCGTACTTCCGTCTGCACCGCGAAGCCAACCTCAACATGATTCGCAACTGGGTAGGCCAGAGCACGGAAGAGACCTTCTATCAGCTTGCGGACGAGTACGGGATGATGGTCTGGAACGACTTCTGGGCCTCTACCGAAAATACGGACGCAGAGCCAGACGATCCTACCTTGTTTGTCGATAATGCTCGCGATGTTGTTCGGCGCTATCGCAATCATCCGTCCATCGTGGTCTGGTGTGGACGCAACGAAGGCGTTCCTCCTCCTGCGCTCAACGACATGATGATCGATATGCTGCGTGAGGAGGATGGCACTCGCTTCTATTCTCCAAGTTCGAATGTTGTTGATCTTCGTCCCAGCGGTCCTTACAAGTGGCGTGAGCCTGCGCTTTATTTCAGTAAGTTGAACCGCGGCTTTTCCGTGGAACTAGGAATCTCTTCTTTCCCTACGAAAGAGGCGTTCGAACACACGGTCGCACCGGAAGATCAGTGGCCTTTGAACGACGCCTGGGCTTATCACGACTGGCACCGGAGTAATGGGGGAGATACCCATGAGCTGATGCGTGCGCTTGATCTACAGCTTGGACCGTCAACGTCGCTATCCGAATTTGAACGTCGCATTCAGCTCTTCAATTATGTGGACCACCAGGCCATCTTTGAAGGCATGTATGCCCACCTGTGGTCGCCGAACAGTGGGCGCATGATCTGGATGACTCAACCTGCCTGGCCGAGCACGATGTGGCAGATGTACAGCTCGGACTATGACACGCAGGCGTCGTTCTATGGCGTAAAGAAGGCCAATGCTCCGCTTCATGTGCAGATGGACTTGTCTGATTACACGGTTGCTGCTGTAAACACCACGCTGCAGCAACAAAAAAATCTCCATGTTGCGGTGCGAATCGCTTCTCCCTCCGACGCGACTCTCGATACCGAGAACGCTACCGTGACGGCGGACGCGAATGCCGTAATGCCCGTGCTGCACCTGCCCCTTTCGTCGCTGATCCAGAAGAATCCTCTCGTCTTCGTTCGGCTTGAGATGCGTGATGAAAAGGGTGCCCTGGTAGCCGACAACTTCTACTGGATTGCACGTGACGATGCGAGCTATCGAGCCTTGAATGACCTTGCACCGGCTTCCATCGAGGCGCATACGGTGGCAGGTCCTTCGTTTTCCAGCTCAAGCGGCGACGAGAGCATCTGGAATGTTCGCTTGAAGAATGTTGGTGCAAGCCCCTCGGTGGCGATGAAGCTGACGCTCTTCCATGCCGACCATACGCGGGTACTACCGGCGTATTACAGCGATAACTACATATCCCTTTTGCCTGGAGAAGAACGCACCGTCGCCGTTCATGTGCCGTCCGGCGCGGTTGGACCGGGTGACGTTCATTTCACCTTGCAGGGATGGAACTTAGCAGAGAAGGACGTACTGTTGGCTGCTGGGCAAAGCATTGTTGCGCGCCATAGTCAGACATCGGGTACAGCAAGTGTTGCACGCAGATGA
- a CDS encoding glycosyltransferase: MKVVVTTIGSLGDVHPCIALGLELKRRGHEVVIATSEFYRPKIVSTGLGFHSIGPKHLSPEDPELLSSIMDPKQGPENFIRKLLMPHMRGVYDDLLAACHGAKFLITGELVFAAPLVAERLGIGWASLVLAPWQFLSAHDPSIIGPLPLFAFIRGAGVTVNRAMKELARKQTKSWAEPIYTLRKELGLSAASHPMFEDKNSPYLNLAMFSSAFAKPQVDWPDHTKTVGFAFYDRQNPASGLTDEVRHFLQNGEPPIIFTLGSTAVMNPGSFYTEGKRAAEQLGRRALLLTGKGSPGISGSRDHMVTAYAPYSEIFPYAAVVVHQGGIGTTAQAMRAGCPQFVVPHAFDQPDNAARIKRLGLGLSLRKDRFHAPHAAEQLRKVLSDEKIRAKAAQARTFVEKENGAIAAADAVESACR; encoded by the coding sequence GTGAAGGTAGTTGTAACGACGATTGGTTCTCTGGGTGACGTACATCCTTGCATTGCCCTTGGTTTGGAGTTGAAGAGACGCGGACATGAGGTGGTCATCGCCACATCAGAGTTCTACCGCCCCAAGATTGTCTCGACAGGGTTAGGTTTTCATTCCATCGGTCCCAAGCATCTCTCTCCAGAAGATCCCGAATTGCTCAGCAGCATCATGGATCCAAAGCAGGGGCCTGAGAATTTCATCCGAAAGCTTCTCATGCCGCATATGCGAGGCGTGTATGACGATCTCCTGGCGGCGTGCCATGGAGCGAAGTTTCTAATTACCGGAGAGCTCGTGTTTGCCGCGCCTCTCGTCGCCGAACGGTTGGGCATCGGCTGGGCGTCCTTAGTTCTTGCTCCGTGGCAATTTCTATCAGCACACGATCCGTCCATCATCGGACCTCTGCCGCTGTTCGCTTTCATTCGGGGAGCTGGTGTCACGGTGAACCGTGCGATGAAAGAGCTCGCACGCAAACAGACAAAGAGTTGGGCCGAGCCGATCTATACCTTGCGGAAGGAGTTGGGCTTGTCCGCCGCCAGCCACCCGATGTTTGAAGATAAGAATTCGCCGTACCTCAACCTGGCGATGTTCTCTTCAGCGTTCGCAAAGCCACAGGTCGATTGGCCGGATCACACGAAGACCGTCGGATTTGCTTTTTACGATCGTCAGAATCCGGCATCCGGACTTACCGATGAGGTAAGACATTTTCTTCAGAACGGAGAACCGCCGATTATCTTCACACTCGGTTCTACTGCGGTGATGAACCCGGGAAGCTTCTATACGGAAGGCAAGCGAGCAGCCGAGCAACTGGGACGTCGCGCCTTGTTGCTGACGGGCAAGGGAAGTCCGGGGATCTCCGGATCGCGCGATCATATGGTGACGGCTTATGCTCCCTACTCGGAGATCTTTCCGTATGCGGCTGTGGTCGTACATCAGGGCGGCATAGGAACGACAGCGCAGGCGATGAGAGCGGGGTGCCCACAGTTCGTTGTGCCGCACGCCTTCGATCAACCGGATAATGCAGCGCGAATCAAACGGCTGGGGCTTGGACTGTCTCTACGCAAAGATCGTTTCCATGCACCTCATGCAGCGGAGCAGCTACGCAAAGTTTTAAGTGATGAGAAGATACGGGCTAAAGCGGCACAGGCCAGAACCTTTGTAGAAAAAGAAAATGGAGCCATTGCGGCTGCTGACGCTGTGGAGTCTGCCTGCAGATAA
- a CDS encoding protein adenylyltransferase SelO has protein sequence MSSAEAPTIASPAPQHIRFNFDNTYARLPEGFYARLNPTPVAAPSLIKINAELAQSLGLDPEALASPEGVEILAGNRVAEGSEPLAMAYAGHQFGHFVPQLGDGRANLLGEVVGRDGVRYDIQLKGSGPTPFSRRGDGRAVLGPVLREYIVSEAMAALGVPTTRALAAVTTGEQLFRETVLPGAVLTRVAASHLRVGTFQYFAARGDVDGTRTLADYAIARHYPEAGQSSHPYRALLDGVIARQARLVAQWLLLGFVHGVMNTDNTSISGETIDYGPCAFMEAYDPDQVFSSIDQQGRYSYSNQPHAMHWNLVRLAEALLPLLNQESGSEEAGLASAQESLAAFALHFDTAREAGLRRKLGLFTEREGDAALIQDLLDRMAANRADFTLTFRRLCDAVAGTEGDAAVRVLFADPKAYDSWAAGWRRRLEAEPVSREDRIASMRGANPAFIPRNHRVQAVIDAAVMRQDFQPFEELLDVVSRPYDDRAELERYAMPARPEECVTQTFCGT, from the coding sequence ATGAGTTCAGCAGAGGCTCCTACGATCGCATCTCCCGCCCCCCAGCACATTCGTTTCAACTTCGACAATACCTATGCGCGATTGCCGGAAGGCTTCTATGCCCGGCTGAATCCCACGCCGGTAGCGGCCCCGAGTCTTATAAAGATTAATGCAGAATTAGCACAGAGCCTCGGACTGGATCCGGAGGCGCTGGCTAGTCCGGAGGGCGTCGAGATTCTGGCAGGGAATCGCGTGGCTGAGGGCTCCGAGCCGCTGGCGATGGCTTATGCAGGACACCAATTCGGACACTTCGTGCCTCAACTGGGCGACGGCCGCGCCAACCTGCTGGGCGAAGTGGTTGGACGGGACGGCGTACGTTACGACATCCAACTCAAGGGTTCCGGCCCAACACCCTTCTCCCGTCGCGGCGATGGCAGAGCCGTACTCGGACCTGTTCTGCGTGAGTACATTGTGAGCGAGGCCATGGCGGCGCTGGGTGTGCCGACCACGCGAGCCCTGGCTGCGGTGACTACAGGCGAACAATTGTTTCGCGAAACAGTTTTGCCAGGTGCTGTGCTGACCCGGGTAGCTGCCAGCCATCTTCGCGTGGGTACCTTCCAATACTTTGCCGCACGAGGCGATGTGGACGGGACGCGCACGCTGGCGGATTACGCAATCGCCCGGCATTACCCCGAAGCTGGACAGTCGAGCCATCCGTACCGCGCCCTGCTGGATGGTGTGATCGCCCGGCAGGCGCGGCTGGTCGCACAATGGCTGCTCCTCGGTTTTGTCCACGGTGTGATGAATACCGACAACACGTCCATCTCGGGCGAAACCATCGATTACGGCCCCTGCGCCTTTATGGAAGCCTACGATCCGGATCAGGTGTTTAGCTCCATTGACCAGCAGGGGCGTTATTCCTATAGCAATCAGCCGCACGCCATGCACTGGAATCTGGTGCGTCTCGCAGAGGCTTTGCTGCCACTCCTGAATCAGGAGTCGGGAAGTGAAGAGGCTGGGTTGGCCTCAGCTCAAGAGTCGCTTGCCGCGTTCGCTTTGCACTTCGATACGGCTCGCGAAGCTGGTCTGCGGCGTAAGCTGGGCCTCTTTACGGAGCGCGAAGGCGATGCGGCTCTGATTCAGGATCTGCTGGACCGCATGGCTGCCAATCGCGCCGACTTCACGCTCACCTTCCGCAGGCTGTGCGATGCCGTCGCTGGGACGGAAGGCGATGCGGCGGTTCGCGTCTTGTTTGCTGATCCTAAAGCTTATGATTCGTGGGCTGCTGGATGGCGTCGACGCCTCGAAGCAGAACCTGTATCGCGAGAGGATCGCATCGCTTCGATGCGAGGGGCGAATCCAGCCTTCATCCCGCGCAATCACCGGGTACAGGCGGTGATCGATGCTGCCGTTATGCGGCAGGACTTCCAACCGTTTGAGGAACTGCTGGACGTGGTATCGCGGCCCTACGACGATCGTGCTGAGTTGGAGCGGTATGCCATGCCGGCTCGTCCCGAGGAATGCGTCACCCAAACTTTTTGCGGAACGTAA
- a CDS encoding family 16 glycosylhydrolase → MGFKAITNPSSPTRRIFTAVSAAVLLLLLNTGLAQRAQAQSWTLQWSDEFNAAAGTSPNSANWTYDLGNSGFGNPEIEDYCAPGSNLTPCVASQPNAFQDGNGNLVITAIRNSSGQWTSARLKTQGLRQFQYGRIEARMKLPVGDGFWPAFWMLGADINSDPWPGCGEQDIMEWVQSYSPTTTSSTVHGPGYSGANGIGAQVTFPNGGRVDDANYHVYGVIWSPNTLQYYRDSPSNVFKTVTSSTIPSGDQWVFNNPFFLLLNLAIGDGGFPGSTDGSTPSSATMLVDYVRVYQSSAAKSLNGTHTLTPQNSTSLRLDDQGASTVSGNPIDVFTANGTGAQSWAISNANVVPSGYYNLATEGSFCLTASGTGSGAAVVLDPCNGSSAQAWNAVSTGSTYEFTPANNPSNCLDVRGDGTASGTLIQTFSCNSGPNEQWAVN, encoded by the coding sequence ATGGGATTCAAAGCAATCACTAATCCCTCATCTCCTACAAGACGAATCTTCACTGCAGTGAGCGCGGCTGTACTTTTGCTCCTGCTCAACACAGGACTCGCGCAACGAGCCCAGGCGCAGAGCTGGACCTTGCAGTGGAGTGATGAGTTCAATGCAGCGGCAGGTACGTCTCCTAACTCCGCCAATTGGACCTATGACCTTGGAAACAGCGGATTCGGCAACCCGGAGATTGAAGACTACTGCGCTCCGGGATCGAATCTAACCCCCTGCGTAGCGAGCCAGCCAAACGCGTTTCAGGACGGCAATGGCAACCTTGTCATTACGGCGATTCGCAACTCGAGTGGACAATGGACCTCGGCGCGGTTGAAGACACAAGGGCTCCGACAGTTCCAATATGGCCGGATTGAGGCGCGTATGAAGCTGCCGGTAGGCGATGGATTCTGGCCGGCGTTCTGGATGCTGGGTGCGGATATCAACTCGGATCCCTGGCCTGGGTGCGGGGAACAAGACATCATGGAGTGGGTGCAGTCGTACTCGCCGACCACCACCTCTTCGACGGTGCACGGGCCGGGTTATTCTGGCGCGAACGGGATTGGCGCCCAGGTCACGTTTCCCAATGGCGGCCGGGTGGATGACGCCAACTACCACGTGTACGGGGTGATCTGGAGCCCGAATACACTGCAGTACTATCGCGACAGCCCGTCGAATGTCTTTAAGACGGTCACCTCGTCGACGATTCCTTCAGGCGATCAGTGGGTGTTCAACAATCCTTTCTTCCTTTTGCTAAACCTTGCGATTGGAGATGGAGGCTTTCCGGGATCGACCGACGGCAGCACGCCCTCGTCGGCAACGATGCTGGTTGACTATGTTCGCGTCTATCAGTCTTCCGCCGCGAAGAGCTTGAATGGAACGCACACGCTGACACCTCAGAACTCTACGAGCCTGCGGCTGGATGATCAGGGCGCGAGCACGGTAAGCGGTAATCCCATCGATGTGTTTACGGCGAATGGGACGGGCGCTCAGTCCTGGGCCATCTCCAATGCAAACGTCGTTCCATCCGGTTACTACAACCTGGCAACGGAGGGCAGCTTCTGCCTGACTGCATCCGGTACTGGAAGCGGAGCGGCAGTCGTACTTGATCCCTGCAACGGCTCGTCGGCTCAGGCATGGAATGCTGTTTCGACAGGAAGCACGTACGAGTTCACCCCAGCGAACAATCCGAGCAATTGTCTCGACGTGCGAGGAGATGGAACGGCATCGGGAACATTGATCCAGACGTTTAGCTGCAACTCCGGGCCGAACGAGCAATGGGCTGTGAACTAG